In Pseudoduganella albidiflava, a single window of DNA contains:
- a CDS encoding sugar phosphate nucleotidyltransferase has translation MKAMILAAGKGTRVRPLTYELPKPMIPILGKPVMAYLVEHLARYGVTEIMVNVSYLHEKIEEYFGEGHQFGVQIGYSFEGYTNDNGDVVPEPLGSAGGIKKIQEFGGFFDETTIVLCGDALIDLDLKSALFEHRRKGALATVITREVPWDKVSSYGVVVSDEDGRIREFQEKPDPSQAKSNCASTGIYIFEPEVIDLIPTDRPFDIGSELFPLLAEKGLPFYNQTRKFNWIDIGSVKDYWEVLQGVLLGEVANMAVPGIQVDEGLWVGLNTSIDWSNGTKIEGPVYIGSGVKVDAGARIVGPTWIGHGSHICAGATVLRSVLFEYTRVLPDVTLDELIVFKDYSVDRAGEMKHVSQYESDEWANARDRRAARRREGEPEVTPLEQKKA, from the coding sequence ATGAAAGCAATGATCCTCGCGGCCGGCAAAGGCACGCGCGTGCGGCCATTGACGTACGAACTACCGAAGCCGATGATCCCGATCCTCGGCAAGCCCGTCATGGCCTACCTGGTGGAACACCTGGCCCGGTACGGCGTGACCGAAATCATGGTCAACGTCAGCTATCTGCATGAAAAGATCGAGGAGTACTTCGGCGAAGGACACCAGTTCGGCGTGCAGATCGGCTACTCGTTCGAGGGCTATACCAACGACAATGGCGACGTGGTGCCGGAGCCGCTCGGTTCGGCCGGCGGCATCAAGAAGATCCAGGAATTCGGCGGCTTCTTCGATGAAACCACGATCGTGCTGTGCGGCGACGCGCTGATCGACCTGGACCTGAAATCCGCCCTGTTCGAACACCGCCGCAAAGGCGCGCTGGCGACCGTCATCACGCGCGAAGTGCCGTGGGACAAGGTGTCCAGCTATGGCGTCGTGGTCAGTGACGAAGATGGCCGTATCCGGGAATTTCAGGAAAAACCGGATCCGTCGCAGGCGAAATCGAACTGCGCCAGTACCGGTATCTACATCTTCGAACCCGAAGTGATCGACCTGATTCCTACGGACCGTCCGTTCGACATCGGCTCGGAACTGTTCCCGCTGCTGGCCGAAAAAGGCCTGCCGTTCTATAACCAGACCCGCAAGTTCAACTGGATCGACATCGGCAGCGTCAAGGATTACTGGGAAGTGCTGCAAGGCGTGTTGCTGGGCGAAGTGGCCAACATGGCCGTGCCGGGCATCCAGGTCGATGAAGGCCTGTGGGTGGGTCTGAACACCAGCATCGACTGGAGCAACGGCACCAAGATCGAAGGCCCGGTCTACATCGGTTCCGGCGTCAAGGTGGATGCCGGTGCGCGCATCGTCGGCCCGACGTGGATCGGCCATGGCAGCCACATTTGCGCCGGTGCGACGGTGCTGCGCAGCGTGCTGTTCGAATATACGCGTGTGTTACCGGATGTTACGCTGGACGAATTGATTGTCTTTAAAGACTATAGTGTCGACCGTGCTGGCGAGATGAAACACGTTTCGCAGTATGAATCCGACGAATGGGCCAACGCACGCGACCGCCGCGCGGCCCGCCGCCGGGAAGGCGAACCAGAAGTCACCCCTTTGGAACAGAAGAAAGCATGA
- the galE gene encoding UDP-glucose 4-epimerase GalE, with protein sequence MKILVTGGMGYIGSHTVVELAHAGHEVVVLDNLANASRAVQERVQRITGKPFEFIEADIRDRAALEGVFATRQFDSVIHFAGLKAVGESVAQPLRYYDNNVSGSVALLETMAKFNVKSIVFSSSATVYGDPATVPITEDFPLSATNPYGRSKLMIEEILRDLHKSDNSWRIALLRYFNPVGAHESGLIGEEPSGIPNNLMPYVAQVAEGKREFLSVFGGDYPTPDGTGVRDYIHVVDLAIGHVKTLDKLATGPGVYTYNLGTGRGNSVLEMVRAFEAASGRQVPYKIVDRRPGDIAACYADTATAERELGWKAQFDIARMCIDTWRWQSSSR encoded by the coding sequence GTGAAAATACTCGTTACTGGTGGCATGGGGTACATTGGTTCGCATACGGTCGTCGAGCTGGCGCATGCCGGCCACGAAGTCGTGGTGCTGGACAACCTGGCCAACGCCAGCCGCGCTGTACAGGAGCGCGTGCAGCGCATCACCGGCAAGCCTTTCGAATTCATCGAAGCGGACATCCGCGACCGCGCCGCGCTCGAGGGCGTCTTTGCTACCCGGCAGTTCGATTCCGTGATCCATTTCGCCGGCCTGAAGGCTGTCGGCGAATCGGTGGCGCAGCCGCTGCGCTACTACGACAACAACGTGTCCGGCAGCGTGGCGTTGCTGGAAACGATGGCGAAGTTCAACGTCAAGTCGATCGTCTTCAGCTCCTCGGCCACCGTCTATGGCGATCCGGCAACCGTGCCGATCACCGAGGATTTCCCGCTGTCGGCGACCAATCCTTACGGTCGCAGCAAGCTGATGATCGAAGAGATCCTGCGCGACCTGCACAAATCCGACAACAGCTGGCGCATCGCCTTGCTGCGCTACTTCAACCCGGTGGGCGCGCATGAAAGTGGTCTGATCGGTGAAGAACCGAGCGGCATCCCGAACAACCTGATGCCCTATGTGGCGCAGGTGGCGGAAGGCAAGCGCGAGTTCCTGTCCGTTTTCGGCGGCGATTACCCGACGCCGGACGGCACCGGCGTGCGCGATTACATCCACGTGGTCGATCTGGCGATCGGTCACGTCAAGACGCTGGACAAACTGGCGACAGGTCCAGGCGTATATACCTACAATCTAGGGACCGGCCGCGGCAATAGCGTGCTCGAGATGGTACGCGCGTTCGAAGCCGCCAGCGGCCGGCAAGTTCCGTACAAGATCGTCGACCGACGACCCGGAGATATCGCCGCCTGCTATGCGGATACGGCGACGGCCGAGCGAGAGCTCGGCTGGAAAGCACAGTTCGACATTGCCCGCATGTGTATCGACACGTGGCGCTGGCAATCCTCATCGCGATAA
- the wecB gene encoding non-hydrolyzing UDP-N-acetylglucosamine 2-epimerase: MKTVYLVAGARPNFMKIAPIVRAMTNHPRLAYRIIHTGQHYDREMNDVFFEELGIPAPDVFMGAGGGSHADQTAKIMLGFEKLCLEQRPDAVLVVGDVNSTLACSIVAKKLNIPVAHVEAGLRSGDMTMPEEINRLVTDSISDWFFATEPSAVEHLRREGKAESSVHYVGHVMVDNVLYQAGKLAEGGFESQPLKRELAGRRYGVVTLHRPSNVDDAAMMAQIGSALTEIARELPLVFPVHPRTRGNLERFGIDLGPNVTLVGPQAYMAFLDLWKDAAVVLTDSGGLQEETTALGVPCITIRENTERPVTVEEGTNVLVGTDPVRIVDEARKVLRGDGKQGRRPHLWDGQAAQRIVAVLDQALI, encoded by the coding sequence GTGAAAACCGTCTATCTCGTGGCCGGTGCACGGCCGAACTTCATGAAGATCGCGCCGATCGTGCGCGCGATGACCAATCACCCGCGGCTGGCCTACCGGATCATCCACACGGGGCAGCACTACGACCGCGAGATGAATGACGTGTTCTTCGAGGAACTCGGCATCCCGGCGCCGGACGTGTTCATGGGCGCCGGCGGCGGCAGCCATGCTGACCAGACAGCCAAGATCATGCTGGGTTTCGAGAAGCTGTGCCTGGAGCAGCGCCCCGACGCGGTACTGGTCGTGGGTGACGTCAACTCCACGCTGGCGTGCTCGATCGTCGCCAAGAAGCTCAACATTCCCGTCGCGCACGTGGAAGCGGGCCTGCGCAGCGGCGACATGACGATGCCGGAAGAGATTAACCGCCTGGTCACCGACAGCATCAGCGACTGGTTCTTCGCCACCGAGCCGAGCGCTGTCGAACACCTGCGGCGCGAAGGCAAGGCCGAGTCAAGCGTGCACTATGTCGGCCACGTGATGGTGGATAATGTGCTGTACCAGGCCGGCAAGCTGGCCGAGGGCGGTTTTGAAAGCCAGCCATTGAAGCGCGAGCTGGCCGGCCGGCGTTACGGCGTGGTCACGCTGCACCGTCCAAGCAATGTCGACGACGCGGCGATGATGGCGCAGATCGGCTCGGCCCTGACCGAGATCGCACGCGAACTGCCGCTGGTGTTCCCGGTCCACCCGCGCACCCGCGGAAACCTGGAACGCTTCGGCATCGACCTGGGCCCGAACGTGACCCTGGTGGGGCCGCAGGCTTACATGGCGTTCCTCGACCTGTGGAAGGATGCGGCTGTCGTGCTGACCGACAGCGGCGGCCTGCAGGAAGAAACCACGGCGCTGGGCGTGCCCTGCATCACGATCCGTGAAAACACCGAGCGACCGGTCACCGTCGAGGAAGGCACCAATGTCCTGGTTGGCACCGATCCGGTGCGTATCGTCGACGAGGCGCGCAAGGTATTGCGTGGCGACGGCAAGCAGGGCAGGCGGCCCCATCTGTGGGATGGGCAGGCTGCGCAGCGCATTGTGGCCGTGCTCGATCAGGCCCTGATCTGA
- a CDS encoding Gfo/Idh/MocA family protein, whose translation MGLSHHAMINAHPRVKVAAVCDAAGYVLDILNKYTGVQTYTDFDTMLREVELDAIIIATPSSMHGKMVKAALEKKLHVFCEKPFVLDTAEGEEVTRLAKEYKLVNQVGYHCRFVGAFQEVKRLLEADVIGEMTHLMAETYGPVVLKPKGSTWRTQRSEGGGCLYDYAAHPLNLLTWYFGMPRGVGGSVLNNVFSSDTDDEVFSTLYFDNGRSGQLSVNWSDESYRKMSTKITIWGKNGRIYADRQEVQVYLRDASNAPEGYQNGWNVRYTTDLTEPVDFYLRGEEYSAQLDYFVRCIEEGRADDNVNSFSEALATDQVISMLIADAAKGPSVMNGDALPEQPKSRKKGFFFGSRV comes from the coding sequence ATGGGTCTGTCCCACCATGCGATGATCAATGCGCACCCCCGTGTCAAGGTAGCTGCCGTGTGTGACGCGGCGGGCTATGTGCTCGACATTCTGAACAAATACACCGGTGTGCAGACGTACACCGATTTCGACACGATGCTGCGCGAGGTCGAACTCGACGCCATCATCATCGCCACGCCATCGAGCATGCACGGCAAGATGGTCAAGGCGGCGCTGGAAAAGAAGCTGCACGTCTTCTGCGAAAAGCCGTTCGTGCTCGATACGGCCGAAGGCGAGGAAGTCACCCGCCTGGCGAAGGAATACAAGCTGGTGAACCAGGTTGGCTATCACTGCCGCTTCGTGGGCGCGTTCCAGGAAGTCAAGCGCCTGCTGGAAGCGGACGTGATCGGCGAGATGACGCACCTGATGGCCGAGACCTACGGCCCCGTGGTGCTGAAACCAAAGGGTTCCACCTGGCGTACCCAGCGCTCGGAAGGCGGCGGCTGCCTGTACGACTACGCGGCTCACCCGCTGAACCTGCTGACCTGGTACTTCGGCATGCCGCGCGGCGTCGGCGGCTCGGTGCTGAACAACGTGTTCTCTTCCGATACGGATGACGAAGTGTTCTCCACGCTGTACTTCGACAACGGCCGCAGTGGCCAGCTGTCGGTGAACTGGAGCGACGAGTCGTACCGCAAGATGAGCACCAAGATCACCATCTGGGGCAAGAACGGCCGCATCTATGCCGACCGCCAGGAAGTGCAGGTCTACCTGCGCGACGCATCGAATGCGCCGGAAGGCTACCAGAACGGCTGGAACGTGCGCTATACCACCGACCTGACCGAACCGGTCGACTTCTACCTGCGCGGGGAAGAGTACTCGGCGCAGCTGGATTACTTCGTGCGCTGCATCGAGGAAGGCCGCGCGGACGACAACGTCAACTCGTTCTCGGAAGCGCTGGCGACGGACCAGGTGATTTCGATGCTGATCGCCGACGCGGCCAAGGGCCCGTCCGTGATGAACGGCGACGCACTTCCCGAACAGCCGAAGAGCCGCAAGAAAGGCTTCTTCTTTGGCAGCCGCGTTTAA
- a CDS encoding DUF354 domain-containing protein, translated as MRIWFELTNSPHINMFAAMIRELQREGHEVIITCRPLANTIDLLDLHGFKYEVVGQHYGGKFSAKVFGFPVRVAQLCKYIGSRKVDMAISQSSFHSPVVARLLGIRSIYMNDNEHAMGNIPSFICASTIMVPEFLSIEKLKKQWANPKKVKHYPGVKEGLYLWELDQRLAQRQGGTVSKPRRKIYIRPEPWTAQYYKGSRNFLDDLVLGLKDHVDVILLPRGKDQGVHYQDPKFAGVRVVTTALDIADIAPDCDLFIGAGGTMTREMAVLGIPTISVYQDALLDVDQHLLETGAFRHEPQLTAQQALDYLAIATARPPDRRLLEKGKAAYNMVKQHILNG; from the coding sequence ATGCGCATCTGGTTCGAACTGACGAACTCCCCGCACATCAACATGTTCGCGGCAATGATCCGCGAACTGCAGCGCGAGGGGCATGAAGTCATCATCACTTGCCGCCCGCTGGCCAACACGATCGATCTGCTGGACCTGCACGGGTTCAAGTACGAAGTGGTGGGCCAGCATTACGGCGGCAAGTTTTCCGCCAAGGTCTTCGGCTTTCCCGTGCGTGTCGCGCAGCTTTGCAAGTACATCGGCAGCCGGAAGGTCGACATGGCGATCTCGCAAAGCTCGTTCCACTCGCCGGTGGTGGCGCGCCTGCTCGGCATCCGCTCGATCTACATGAACGACAACGAACATGCCATGGGCAATATTCCATCGTTCATCTGCGCCAGCACCATCATGGTGCCGGAATTCCTCAGCATCGAGAAACTGAAGAAGCAGTGGGCCAACCCGAAGAAGGTGAAGCACTACCCCGGCGTGAAGGAAGGCCTGTACCTGTGGGAACTCGATCAGCGCCTGGCGCAGCGGCAGGGCGGCACGGTGTCGAAACCGCGGCGGAAGATCTATATCCGCCCGGAGCCCTGGACGGCGCAGTATTACAAGGGCAGCCGCAACTTCCTGGACGACCTGGTGCTTGGCCTGAAGGATCACGTCGACGTGATCCTGCTGCCGCGCGGAAAAGACCAGGGCGTGCACTACCAGGATCCGAAATTCGCCGGCGTGCGCGTGGTGACGACGGCGCTGGACATCGCCGACATCGCTCCCGATTGCGACCTGTTCATCGGTGCCGGCGGCACGATGACGCGCGAGATGGCGGTGCTGGGCATCCCCACGATCTCGGTATACCAGGATGCGTTGCTGGACGTCGACCAGCATTTGCTGGAAACGGGCGCATTCCGCCATGAACCGCAGCTGACCGCGCAACAGGCGCTGGATTACCTCGCCATTGCCACGGCGCGCCCACCCGATCGGCGCCTGCTGGAAAAAGGCAAGGCGGCATACAACATGGTCAAGCAACATATTTTGAATGGCTAA
- a CDS encoding nucleotide sugar dehydrogenase gives MMTIAVIGLGYVGLPLVVEFGKLGRTIGFDIAAAKVASCQRNVDPSRELSDAQMAEAIHAEYSSDPAVLAEADIIIVAVPTPVDEAHTPDFGPLIGASRTIGPHLKQGAIVVYESTVYPGATEEVCIPVLEQTSGKQWKVDFNVGYSPERINPGDKEHTLTTILKVVSGDTPETLEKVARMYESIVKPGVHRCSSIKAAEACKVIENTQRDLNIALMNELAIIFEKIGIDTTEVLRAAGTKWNFLNFRPGLVGGHCIGVDPYYLTYKAEMLGYHPQVILAGRRINDGMAKYIAEQTIKQMIASGSYIKGARVNVLGLTFKEDCADLRNSKVGDVVNELKSFGVEVFVHDPYADPEEALHEYGVRLLGWNELPRADAIVAAVAHRELKALTAEDLCKKLVKGGCFIDVKSCYDQAELEQAGLQVWRL, from the coding sequence ATCATGACAATAGCGGTTATCGGCTTGGGATACGTTGGCCTGCCCCTGGTTGTGGAATTTGGCAAACTCGGCCGTACTATCGGTTTTGATATCGCTGCTGCCAAAGTAGCATCCTGCCAGCGCAATGTGGATCCGTCGCGCGAGCTGTCCGATGCGCAGATGGCGGAAGCCATCCATGCGGAGTACAGCTCCGACCCGGCAGTGCTGGCCGAGGCCGACATCATCATCGTCGCCGTGCCGACCCCGGTCGATGAAGCCCACACGCCCGATTTCGGTCCGCTGATCGGCGCCAGCCGCACGATCGGACCGCACCTGAAGCAGGGTGCCATCGTCGTGTACGAATCCACGGTGTATCCGGGCGCTACCGAGGAAGTCTGCATTCCGGTGCTGGAGCAGACCTCGGGCAAGCAATGGAAAGTCGATTTCAACGTCGGCTACTCGCCGGAACGCATCAATCCGGGCGACAAGGAACATACCCTGACCACGATCCTGAAAGTGGTGTCCGGCGATACCCCGGAGACCCTGGAAAAAGTCGCCAGGATGTATGAATCGATCGTCAAGCCCGGCGTGCACCGCTGCTCGAGCATCAAAGCGGCGGAAGCCTGCAAGGTGATCGAAAACACCCAGCGCGACCTGAACATCGCGCTGATGAACGAACTGGCGATCATCTTCGAGAAGATCGGCATCGACACGACCGAGGTGCTGCGCGCCGCCGGCACCAAGTGGAACTTCCTGAATTTCCGCCCTGGCCTGGTGGGTGGCCATTGCATCGGCGTGGATCCTTACTACCTGACCTACAAGGCCGAGATGCTGGGTTATCACCCGCAAGTGATCCTGGCCGGCCGGCGCATCAACGATGGCATGGCCAAGTATATTGCCGAGCAGACCATCAAGCAGATGATCGCCAGCGGCAGCTACATCAAGGGCGCGCGCGTCAACGTGCTGGGCCTGACCTTCAAGGAAGATTGCGCCGACCTGCGCAATTCGAAGGTGGGCGACGTGGTCAATGAACTGAAGAGCTTCGGCGTCGAAGTCTTCGTGCATGACCCGTATGCCGATCCGGAAGAAGCACTGCATGAATACGGCGTGCGCCTGCTGGGCTGGAACGAACTGCCGCGCGCCGATGCCATCGTTGCTGCCGTCGCACACCGCGAACTGAAGGCGCTGACCGCCGAAGACCTGTGCAAGAAGCTGGTCAAGGGCGGCTGCTTCATCGACGTCAAGTCGTGCTACGACCAGGCGGAACTCGAGCAGGCCGGGCTGCAGGTCTGGCGCCTGTAG
- a CDS encoding glycosyltransferase family 4 protein codes for MKAPKFLMMGTSATGKGGIATVVAVLQREGFFERNGGRYVVTHLQGSPVQKIGTAMNAVFQLLGVRLRGARPCVHVHSASRASFFRKSALLWVARVLGCKTVFHLHGAEFRQFATVESGPLVSRWIRHTLRRSSAVVTLSESWARFLREFAPGANVVVIPNSVQLPAVTVRPDVAPNILFLGRAEQRKGIFDLLRAVRDLVAVIPEVKLVIGGDGDLDAVVRAAEELGIRQHVEIAGWMGGEEKARRLEEAMVFCLPSHDEGLPMAMLEAMAAGLPVVVTPVGGIPEAIVHGDNGMLVPPGQPAELAAVLGEVLRNKELRNRLGARARQTIETRFGTAVVLDQLSHLYDELARK; via the coding sequence ATGAAGGCGCCAAAGTTCCTGATGATGGGTACCAGTGCGACCGGCAAGGGCGGTATCGCCACCGTGGTAGCAGTGTTGCAGCGAGAAGGCTTTTTCGAGCGGAATGGCGGCCGGTATGTGGTGACACATCTGCAAGGCTCGCCGGTGCAGAAGATCGGCACGGCGATGAACGCCGTGTTCCAGTTGCTCGGTGTTCGCCTGCGTGGTGCCCGCCCCTGCGTGCACGTGCACTCGGCGTCGCGGGCCAGCTTTTTCCGCAAATCGGCCTTGCTGTGGGTGGCCCGGGTGCTTGGATGCAAGACCGTTTTCCATTTGCACGGCGCGGAATTCCGCCAGTTCGCCACCGTGGAGTCGGGCCCGCTCGTCAGCCGCTGGATCCGCCACACGCTGCGCCGCAGTTCCGCCGTGGTCACCCTGTCGGAAAGCTGGGCGCGCTTCCTGCGCGAATTCGCGCCGGGTGCCAACGTGGTCGTGATTCCGAACTCGGTGCAGTTGCCTGCCGTGACGGTCCGTCCCGATGTGGCGCCGAACATCCTGTTCCTGGGGCGTGCCGAACAGCGCAAGGGCATCTTCGACCTGCTGCGGGCGGTCCGCGACCTGGTGGCCGTCATCCCGGAGGTCAAGCTTGTGATCGGCGGCGACGGCGATCTGGATGCGGTAGTTCGCGCAGCCGAGGAGCTCGGCATCCGGCAGCATGTTGAAATCGCCGGCTGGATGGGCGGCGAGGAAAAGGCGCGCCGGCTGGAGGAGGCGATGGTGTTTTGCCTGCCATCCCACGACGAAGGCTTGCCGATGGCGATGCTGGAGGCCATGGCGGCCGGCCTGCCGGTCGTCGTTACGCCGGTCGGCGGCATTCCGGAGGCGATCGTCCATGGCGACAACGGCATGCTCGTGCCGCCGGGGCAGCCCGCCGAGCTGGCGGCCGTATTGGGCGAAGTGCTCCGCAACAAGGAGCTGCGAAACCGGCTCGGCGCACGCGCGCGCCAGACTATCGAGACCAGGTTCGGTACGGCCGTGGTGCTCGATCAGCTGAGTCATCTCTATGATGAGCTGGCGCGGAAATGA
- a CDS encoding phenylacetate--CoA ligase family protein, whose translation MNAPNAISPAPAPSLLATLRFRLIDLVRGTNTLELLDTLRRQQYESPEKLEAQAGLARTRYLEELRTLPMFSAVRSFDELPVTNKKFINAHREELRNPHYKGKVVRKKTGGSTGEPLVYYTSSDTQSYLWAGLLLSWEVAGYRLGDPVAFLSGSSLSGTGMKQQAYYALLNVRIFSAFDMSTAAMTQYAESIQSGGYRLIYGYASAVHRLACHLNATNTRLQHRLRGIVCTAEMLTPAMRKDIERAFGVPCYSQYGCNDAGVSAFECENQQGFHLLSMRCHTEVLEDNRLVATDLVNRAMYMPRHDTGDLVRMSEQPCSCGRGLPLIAEVLGRQNDVVVDPRGNAVHSEFFTHLFREDARIERFQVVFDDRTLTVNLHGASLHAAQLEAQCEAYRQRILASLAFDELRFVCNEPFVTQANSKHRFIIRRPAA comes from the coding sequence ATGAACGCCCCCAACGCGATATCCCCCGCACCTGCTCCATCGCTGCTTGCAACGCTGCGGTTCCGGCTGATCGACCTGGTGCGCGGCACCAATACACTCGAACTTCTCGACACGCTCCGGCGCCAGCAATATGAAAGCCCCGAAAAGCTGGAAGCCCAGGCCGGACTGGCCCGCACGCGTTATCTGGAGGAATTGCGTACCCTGCCGATGTTTTCCGCGGTGCGCTCGTTCGACGAACTCCCGGTCACGAACAAGAAGTTCATCAATGCCCACCGGGAAGAACTGCGCAACCCGCACTACAAGGGAAAGGTCGTACGCAAGAAGACCGGCGGCTCGACAGGCGAGCCGCTAGTTTACTATACGTCATCGGATACCCAGTCATACCTGTGGGCCGGCCTCCTGCTCTCCTGGGAAGTGGCGGGTTATCGCCTGGGCGATCCGGTCGCCTTCCTCAGCGGCTCGTCACTGTCCGGCACCGGCATGAAACAGCAGGCTTATTACGCCCTGCTGAATGTGCGCATTTTCTCGGCATTCGACATGTCCACCGCCGCCATGACGCAGTACGCCGAGTCCATCCAGAGCGGCGGCTACCGCCTGATCTATGGCTACGCTTCCGCCGTGCACCGCCTCGCCTGCCACCTGAACGCCACGAACACCCGGCTCCAGCACCGCCTGCGCGGCATCGTGTGCACCGCCGAGATGCTGACGCCGGCCATGCGCAAGGACATCGAGCGCGCTTTCGGCGTGCCCTGCTACAGCCAGTATGGCTGCAACGATGCCGGGGTATCGGCATTCGAATGCGAGAACCAGCAAGGCTTCCACCTGCTGTCGATGCGCTGCCATACCGAAGTTCTCGAGGACAATCGCCTGGTCGCCACCGACCTGGTCAACAGGGCCATGTACATGCCGCGCCACGATACCGGAGATCTGGTACGCATGTCGGAGCAGCCATGCTCGTGCGGCCGCGGCCTGCCGCTCATCGCCGAAGTCCTCGGCCGCCAGAACGACGTCGTGGTGGATCCGCGCGGCAATGCGGTGCATTCGGAATTCTTCACGCACCTGTTCCGCGAGGATGCCCGCATCGAACGGTTCCAGGTCGTGTTCGACGACCGCACGCTGACCGTGAACCTGCACGGTGCAAGCCTGCACGCTGCACAGCTGGAAGCGCAGTGCGAAGCCTACCGGCAGCGCATCCTTGCCTCGCTGGCATTCGATGAACTGCGCTTCGTCTGCAACGAGCCGTTTGTCACCCAGGCCAACAGCAAGCACCGCTTCATCATCCGCCGTCCTGCCGCCTGA